Proteins from one Homalodisca vitripennis isolate AUS2020 chromosome 3, UT_GWSS_2.1, whole genome shotgun sequence genomic window:
- the LOC124357205 gene encoding amino acid transporter AVT1E-like isoform X1: MAISATSSSLSVLFSTLCIIDLFGVFPIVALPRAIIGCGWLGIPLALCIFGVQVYTAILLGRCWLIAEQLNPEIAHKSRYPYAAIAEMTFGEGASIMVTYLLDLTVFGGGIPNLLVASQNLQMLGLKASQWNFDFSFCYWMLILGLVLCPIMWLGSPKDMKWVALTSVGTVLSVSVLTWTSLLTAEPIVSPHIPGPSWEAFCIAYGILAFQFDIHPVILTVQVDMAEKKKLGHAILGAFSVTGSLFLVTCLIAFFRFGDRVRYNLLQGLPPSGALLADELLVTVQICLSMVVSGTALFQDVEHKLGVPKEFTWKRCVVRSSLVLLAVLLGETVPRFDLVMGLIGGALTGPLMFILPPLFYARLRAMQPQPVMVAVGSTTFRGLRSNLATILDIHTSVDGLEDLRSRALSADNYGTFVNSTTTSPHNRDEIFDSPRAHLLQNASYFRDRVLSLVSVDNYDAIGPMRFWEKLFTACLVFAGVVTTVLSTFYTLRGTIEYATFVPPCIVNVTVASRAVIDNAF, translated from the exons ATGGCGATCTCCGCGACCTCTTCCAGTCTCTCTGTTCTCTTCTCCACACTGTGCATTATCGACCTCTTCGGCGTGTTCCCCATCGTTGCCCTGCCGCGAGCCATCATAGGATGCG GGTGGTTAGGAATACCCTTGGCGCTGTGCATCTTCGGCGTGCAAGTTTACACGGCAATTCTGCTCGGCCGGTGCTGGCTTATTGCTGAGCAGCTTAACCCTGAAATAGCACACAAGAGTAG ATATCCGTACGCTGCTATAGCCGAAATGACATTTGGTGAAGGGGCGAGCATAATGGTCACGTACTTGTTGGACCTCACAGTGTTTGGAGGTGGGATCCCTAACCTCCTTGTCG cgTCTCAGAATCTGCAGATGCTGGGATTGAAGGCTTCCCAGTGGAACTTCGACTTCTCCTTCTGCTACTGGATGCTAATTCTGGGCCTGGTGCTATGCCCCATCATGTGGCTGGGTAGCCCCAAAGACATGAA GTGGGTGGCGCTAACTAGTGTGGGTACAGTGCTGAGTGTATCTGTGCTGACGTGGACAAGTTTGCTGACTGCTGAACCAATTGTCTCTCCGCACATCCCCGGACCCTCTTGGGAGGCCTTTTGTATAGCCTATGGCATTCTTGCTTTTCAG TTCGACATCCATCCAGTGATCTTAACGGTGCAAGTAGATATGGCCGAGAAGAAAAAGTTGGGCCATGCCATCCTTGGTGCCTTTTCTG TGACCGGGAGCTTGTTCTTGGTTACGTGCCTGATCGCCTTCTTTCGATTTGGGGACCGAGTGCGCTACAATCTCCTTCAAGGTCTACCTCCCAGTGGAGCCCTCCTAGCTGACGAGCTATTGGTAACCGTGCAGATCTGTCTCTCCATGGTGGTCAGCGGCACCGCCCTCTTCCAGGATGTCGAGCACAAGCTGGGGGTTCCCAAAG AGTTCACCTGGAAGCGGTGTGTGGTGCGCTCTTCTCTGGTCCTCCTCGCTGTCCTGTTGGGAGAGACTGTACCACGCTTCGACCTGGTGATGGGTCTGATAGGAGGAGCTCTGACCGGCCCTCTCATGTTCATCTTGCCACCCCTCTTCTACGCCAGACTGCGGGCCATGCAGCCTCAGCCCGTGATGGTGGCGGTGGGTAGTACTACCTTCCGCGGCCTCCGCAGCAACCTGGCGACCATCCTAGACATCCATACCTCAGTTGACGGCTTAGAGGATTTGCGGTCACGGGCACTCTCTGCGGACAACTACGGTACCTTCGTCAACTCCACCACGACCTCGCCACACAACAGGGACGAGATCTTCGACAGTCCGCGCGCCCACCTGCTGCAGAACGCGTCGTACTTCAGGGACCGTGTGTTGAGTCTGGTCTCTGTGGACAACTACGACGCCATCGGTCCCATGCGATTCTGGGAGAAACTCTTCACCGCTTGCCTCGTGTTTGCCGGGGTCGTCACCACCGTCCTCAGCACCTTCTACACCCTCCGTGGCACCATCGAGTACGCCACCTTCGTGCCACCCTGCATAGTCAACGTCACAGTGGCGTCGCGGGCTGTCATTGACAACGCCTTCTAG
- the LOC124357205 gene encoding proton-coupled amino acid transporter 2-like isoform X2 has protein sequence MTFGEGASIMVTYLLDLTVFGGGIPNLLVASQNLQMLGLKASQWNFDFSFCYWMLILGLVLCPIMWLGSPKDMKWVALTSVGTVLSVSVLTWTSLLTAEPIVSPHIPGPSWEAFCIAYGILAFQFDIHPVILTVQVDMAEKKKLGHAILGAFSVTGSLFLVTCLIAFFRFGDRVRYNLLQGLPPSGALLADELLVTVQICLSMVVSGTALFQDVEHKLGVPKEFTWKRCVVRSSLVLLAVLLGETVPRFDLVMGLIGGALTGPLMFILPPLFYARLRAMQPQPVMVAVGSTTFRGLRSNLATILDIHTSVDGLEDLRSRALSADNYGTFVNSTTTSPHNRDEIFDSPRAHLLQNASYFRDRVLSLVSVDNYDAIGPMRFWEKLFTACLVFAGVVTTVLSTFYTLRGTIEYATFVPPCIVNVTVASRAVIDNAF, from the exons ATGACATTTGGTGAAGGGGCGAGCATAATGGTCACGTACTTGTTGGACCTCACAGTGTTTGGAGGTGGGATCCCTAACCTCCTTGTCG cgTCTCAGAATCTGCAGATGCTGGGATTGAAGGCTTCCCAGTGGAACTTCGACTTCTCCTTCTGCTACTGGATGCTAATTCTGGGCCTGGTGCTATGCCCCATCATGTGGCTGGGTAGCCCCAAAGACATGAA GTGGGTGGCGCTAACTAGTGTGGGTACAGTGCTGAGTGTATCTGTGCTGACGTGGACAAGTTTGCTGACTGCTGAACCAATTGTCTCTCCGCACATCCCCGGACCCTCTTGGGAGGCCTTTTGTATAGCCTATGGCATTCTTGCTTTTCAG TTCGACATCCATCCAGTGATCTTAACGGTGCAAGTAGATATGGCCGAGAAGAAAAAGTTGGGCCATGCCATCCTTGGTGCCTTTTCTG TGACCGGGAGCTTGTTCTTGGTTACGTGCCTGATCGCCTTCTTTCGATTTGGGGACCGAGTGCGCTACAATCTCCTTCAAGGTCTACCTCCCAGTGGAGCCCTCCTAGCTGACGAGCTATTGGTAACCGTGCAGATCTGTCTCTCCATGGTGGTCAGCGGCACCGCCCTCTTCCAGGATGTCGAGCACAAGCTGGGGGTTCCCAAAG AGTTCACCTGGAAGCGGTGTGTGGTGCGCTCTTCTCTGGTCCTCCTCGCTGTCCTGTTGGGAGAGACTGTACCACGCTTCGACCTGGTGATGGGTCTGATAGGAGGAGCTCTGACCGGCCCTCTCATGTTCATCTTGCCACCCCTCTTCTACGCCAGACTGCGGGCCATGCAGCCTCAGCCCGTGATGGTGGCGGTGGGTAGTACTACCTTCCGCGGCCTCCGCAGCAACCTGGCGACCATCCTAGACATCCATACCTCAGTTGACGGCTTAGAGGATTTGCGGTCACGGGCACTCTCTGCGGACAACTACGGTACCTTCGTCAACTCCACCACGACCTCGCCACACAACAGGGACGAGATCTTCGACAGTCCGCGCGCCCACCTGCTGCAGAACGCGTCGTACTTCAGGGACCGTGTGTTGAGTCTGGTCTCTGTGGACAACTACGACGCCATCGGTCCCATGCGATTCTGGGAGAAACTCTTCACCGCTTGCCTCGTGTTTGCCGGGGTCGTCACCACCGTCCTCAGCACCTTCTACACCCTCCGTGGCACCATCGAGTACGCCACCTTCGTGCCACCCTGCATAGTCAACGTCACAGTGGCGTCGCGGGCTGTCATTGACAACGCCTTCTAG